Within Candidatus Zixiibacteriota bacterium, the genomic segment ATCTGCTTCTCAGCCGCGGCTGTGAGGGATAGAAGCAGAGTAAGGACCAGCAACAGTAGAAGTTGCTTCATAAGTCATCCTCCGATGAAACGAACGAAGTTTGGGGGTAAAAAATTACTCAAACTGACCTAAAAGTAGCTCTATGCTTACCTCCTTTCCCTAAAAGTAAGAGGCGGGGAGAACTCTTTTCACCCCGCCCCCGACACGCTAACCCTTCTGTCAGAATGTCAGTCAATACCAATTTTTATTCCATTTTAACGCTTGATAAACAGAGCAGCGGGAGTCTCGCTGTCGTTCAAAAAAACTGAGAGAAATCGAAAAAAAACCGCTGTTGAACAGACAGCGGTTTAATGTTAGTATTCTCTAACAGAAATTCTGAATTTATTGAGCTGGCGGCGGTCCGGTCTTGTACAGGTATGCCAGCAGATAGGTAGTATCCAGAATTGTGATTTTGCCGTCATTGTTGGTATCGGCTATCTGCAGCGGATATGGCTGGGGACCATCCTTGTATAGATAGCTGATGATATAAATGGCATCCAGTATATTGACCAGCAGGTCGCCGTTGGCATCGCCATAAATGGTGGTCCCGGTCTGGCCGAGGGCGGCAAGAAAGTCGATTAAGCCATGACCCAGAAGTCCCTCGTAACCGATGTTAAGGGAGTCAATATTGACGGCGGTTTGACTCAAGACGGTGTCAACTTCGCTCGCCAGGAGCGCCTGATTGCGGCTAATCAGAAGCGCCGCCAGGCCGCTGACAAACGGAGCGGCAAAGCTGGTTCCTTCCCACCAGGCATAGGCTGTATCAAGGTATGCCGAATAGATGGCTGTCCCGGGCGCGCAGAGGTCTATCTTATCGCCAAAATTGGAGAACCCGGCTTTAAGATTGAGAGAGTCAAGGGCGGCGACAGCGAGGCAATAGCCCCGGTCAGCCGGAAACGGAAAGACCAGCGGGCTATCGGTTGAGTCGTTGCCGGCGGCAGCGACAAGATTTACGCCGGACGATTTGGCAAATCGAAGAGCGTCATCAAGGGCGTTATGAATTCCCGTCATGCCAAAACTCAGATTTATGACACGACAGCTATCTTCGACAGCCATCAATACCGCTGATGCCAGACTGAATCCATCCCCAATACCGCCGGTATCGAGCGCTCTATAGACCAGAATTTCTGCCCCGGGGGCAGTTAGATTGAGAATACCGGCAATAAAGGTGCCATGGCCGGAACCGGTACCGCCCGGTTCGTCAGAGGCATCGGAATCATTATTCACAAAATCCCAGCGGGAAACGAGTATTGCCGCGGTTGAGTCAAAGAGAGGGTGCAGGAAATTCACGCCGCCGTCGATATGGGCGATTTTAACTCCCAGGCCGGTGGAAAGGGTTTGCGCTTCGGAGAGCTCCAGGTTGACCGCGGCCGACTGCAGAGTTATAGAACCGATACCTTCGACATCAAGAAACGGCTGGCTTCTCTGGAGTGACTCGGGAGTCATCAGGAGGTAATTAAGGCGACAATAAGCGACATCGGGACGGGCATCGATAACAGTCGCAAGGCTTTCGGCATCCTGTCCCTCGGGGACAGAAAGCAGGAAACAGCCAGTTTGTTGCTGGTGTCCTTTTACCCCGGTTCCGTAGGTGGAGTTGATGATATTTATGCTATACCCGACCTCCATCTTACAGATTATTTCCCCTTCACGGTACCCTCCGAATCCCTGCTGGGCATAAGACGAAAGCGAGGGGGCAATGAGAATGATTAGAAAACAAAGGAAATATCTGAAGGCGGAAAACTTACCTGTCATAGGCACCTCCCATATCGCCCGCTCCGAATACGGAGAACGCTGCCCAGTGATAAGCTGAAGGGAACCGTTCCCTCACTTTGCCGGCAGCCCAGCGGGCGGACTCAAGAATAGAGTTATTCTCTCTCAATTTATTATAATAAGAAATCATCCAAAAGGAAGCAGATTCATCAGAAAGTGGCCAAAGCGCAGCGATTATGTTTCGGGCTCCCATTTCCAGCAGTGACCGCACCAAACCGGTGGCTTCATCTCCGGGGAGCACAAGCTGTTCGCCGGAACGGCAGCCGGCCAGGGTAACCAGATTGACGCGGCATCTTTTGGCGCGAAGGTCGGCCGCAAACAGCGGTCCATCCTCAAGTGCCAAATACGAATAGAAAGGATTATCGGTGCAGAATTGGGCATGCCCGGAATAGTGCCAGACCGCCGCTTCCGGGGCATCAATTATATCTTTGCGGCGACAGGGCGCCGAGAGGGCGGCGTTACCGCTGATTTGAGCCAACAACGACTCTAACTCGTCAGACACATGGGGAATATTTGCCGCTGCCCCCTGGAAGAGATGCCAGCGGGATGAGGCTGAATATACTTTTCGGGCATTTATATAATGCCTCAAACTGGGGGCGATGACAAAATTGAAGCGGTCGGCAAGATACCCCTCATTGTCATAGAGAGCGGCCCAGGGGATATTGCTCAGTTCCCCTTCAGGTATAATCAGAATTCGATGATAGGACTCATCCAGCCGAAGCGGCGCCCAGAGCATATCCCCTAATTCGGAAAGAAGCGACCGCTCCGATTGAAAATTTCTCAGGGAAGTCAGATAACCTGTAAGAAGTTCCGACTCAAGCAGAAAACGCCAGCGCAAAAGAATCTCCTGCAGATGAATTCTTCCTTTTTCAAGCCGATGGGTTTCTACCGTCCCCTGTCGGTGAAGAAATATAATAATATCATCGTCCTGCAGATGAAACTGCACCACCGGATGCTCGGAGGAGACATGGCGGAAGTTCGCCGCCAGTTGTTCCGGCGCATAGGAAGAACCGGCTTTATCCGGTTCACAGGCAAGCATTGACTCACGGATTTCGCGGCGCAGATGTTGAAGCGCCGCCTGATGAGTCGCTGCCGTAAAGCCGCGCTTCCCGTTCCCTTCATAAATCTGATGAGACAGGGCGGCGACCTGACGAGCCAATAAGCCGAGGTTCCTTTGAATTTTTGTCATATCGGTGGCATTCTCGGATTCCGATATCAGCGGCGCCCAGATACCTGCGGTTTTAAACCGCTCCGACCAAACCGCGGCGCGCATCGGGCTGTCTTTCAGCTCCATGTCAATCAGTTTGCGATGCGGCGAATTCTGGGCGCGGGCAAAAGCGGAGCGCAGGTCGAGAGGGGGAAGCTGGGCGCGAAGCAGGTCAAGGGTTTCGGCCGCGGTTTCCCAGTGATTTCGCGCGGCGGCAAGGTCCCCTTGCGCCTGTTTCAGTTCACCCAGGCGGGTCTGCCAGGCAATAGACAGATGGGGCATCTCCCGCAGAGCGCGATTCCGTTTGAGACGTTTCACCGCCACACTGGATAATGATTTTTCATAGCTGAGCCGCAGGTCGCAGATTGCTTCCCAGAGGGGAAGCTGTGCTCGCGAGAACTGCTTGCGGGCGGCGTTAAGATATCTGGTTCTCTTTGAAGAATCGGATTTGGCGCGAACCAAATCCGCCGCTGTCAGTTGGCTGACACCGAGAAACCCCCCGTTTTTCTCTCGGGAAAATCCTTTTAGCGCCTGGACAACAGCTTTTTCGGCTTCGGTTTTCCGCCCAATTCTAAGCGCCGCCTGCGCCCGAAAGAGCGAGGCTTTGCTCCGTTCATATTGCAGACCGAGAACGGCGAATCTCTTTTCGGCAAGGGCGGAGATATCGAAGGCATCATGATTCAGCCCCAGACCCAGATAAACTTCAGCCCGGTCCAGGGCGCAGAGGGCCTCTCCCCGATGGTCTCCCCCGTCACGATATATTTTTTCGCAGGCGGCAAGTTGCAGGAGGGCCTGATGGAATTTACCGGTCAGCATCCACAACCAAGCCAGGCCATAACGGGCATCGTTAGCATCAAGCGTGCAGCCGGCTTCAGCATAAATCTTCTCCGAATCCCGGTAGAGCCTTTCGGCGGCGGCGATATCGAATAACTGGAGAAGGACATTGGCGCGGTTATAGTAACATCTCGCCAGCGCCAGGCGGTTGCCGCTTGCGTCAAAATAGTCTGCCGCCTGGTGATAGATTTTTTCCGCTTCGCGATGCCGGTCCTGACGATGGAGTATATTGGCGTAGTTTACTCTTGCCTGAATCCAGTCATTATCCGCTTTTAAAGCTTTGAATGCGGCCATAGCCCGGCGGGCCGATTGTTTCGCTTTGTCATAGTCGCCCAGATAGAGATATACATCAGCAAGCGCCCGGTCAATCCGGGCACGGACAAGGGGTGATCTTTCGGAAAGGCGGCGAGCGCTAAGATAGGCGCGCCGGGCATCACGATGGCGACCGCTCATATGAGAGAGTCGTCCCACCGCCCGGGCGGCAGTCAGCCGCATCTCGGGTGAATGATGACGGGAGACAGCGGCAAATCGGCGCGCCAGTTTGAGAGCCTCATTAAGAGAGGTCCGTGAGGCTTTCTGAATTAAATTCTCGCAGCCCCGCGCTAATTCCAGCTCAGAAATGTCGACCGCTTCTCCAGTCCGAAGAAACAGCCGCGCCGCTATCTGGGATTGCTCTTCGTCCATTTGATTTTGGGCAGTTTGATAGATTTCTCGCCCGCCTGCAGAGAGAGAGCCCCGGGTGGAGTCTTGCTCGACCATTGATAAAAACCGTGACGGTCGGGATGAACGGTTTTCTTCCCTACATTCAGGTCGGCCTCGCCCATTTCGGCTCCGCTGACCTGGCCGATAAATACCCAGCCCTCATCAGTATGCTCCGCACGAATATCAATATTAATGTTCTCGGCTTCAAAGCGAAGGCGCCGCTGGTCCAGAAGAGATTCTCCTCGAACTCCCACCGGCTGAGGAATTTTCCAGGAATCAAAGGTCAACTCTGCCACCAGAGTCTTGAGCGTTCCAAGAACCCCTGTCCTCTTGCCGAGCGCCACCGCTTTTTCAATCCATCCTGTAGGGGCATCAGGAAGCGGCAGTTGACCCGCAAGCGGAAAGGCTTTCAGCAGTTCCAGTTCCTGACGGCATTCCGGGCAATCTTTAAGGTGCCGGGGCCGTTTTTTATCTTTATCCCGCGCCATTTCTATCAACTCTTCTCTTGTAAAGTGCATATCTTTCATATGTTTCTTCACCGGTCTCATAATACAGAGTGGTTCAATCGGTTTTTCGTTCTCTTAGATATCCGTTGCTGATAAGAATCTCTTTTAATTTCTCCAAACATCGCCTTCGGATGGGTCCTAAACTGTTGGGGGCAAGCCCCAGTTTCCGGGCGATTTCTTCATATGACTCCTCTTCCGCAGCGTAAAAAAACTCTTCGAGGATTCTGCGGCAACGGGGGTCAATCTGCTTGAGGGCGAGTTCAAGATGTATCTGGCATTCGAGACGCTCTAAGGCGACGTCAGGTAGCGGTGACGGGTCCGGTTCCTCGGGATTGACATCACCGCCGGAGTCTTTTTCGGCAAGACGGCTCAGCCGCATCGCCTCGCGCTTGGCGGTGGTAACCAGCCAGGCGGAAATACGGGAGGGGTCTTTTAGTTTGCGGCGATTCTGGTAAAGAAGCACCCAGGTTTGCTGGAAACAATCGGCGGCATCGGCAAGCGACAGCCCGGAGCGGGTGGCGACGGCGTAAACCAATCGTTGATAACGGCTTACCAATTCTTTCCAGGACTCGGGACGATTATGGAGAATCTCCTCCCAGAGTTCGATGTCGGTTTTGTGAACGGCCATATTGGATTTCTCTGCCGATATAGATACCATTATCGGCAGTTAAGTCAATAGATAATAATGGGTGTATGACGTTTGGAATCTACTTTTCCAGATGAAGTACCGGAAGCGAAGATAGAGTTGCGGGAGTGGAGTACTTGTAATGATGAAATGAAAAAGCCCGGCGGAGAGAGCACGGACTCCGCCGGGTTTGGACGTTCAGCCCGCTGAGCCGGGCTGGCCTCCCCTTAAAATTGCGGAGCGGCGGATGTGACGGCGCCGAACTTGAGAGCGCTGAGTACAAATTATGTCATAATGTGTAACTGCTGATTCCAATCATGCTCACCACAAATAGAAGTCCGATCTCTATATTGTATCAGTAAGGGCCTATCCATGGAGGACAAATAGGAGCATTACCATCTTTATATAAATAAGCCAACAGATAAGTCACGTCTAAAATATTAACAGTGCCGTTACCATTTGCGTCACCCGATTCCAATGGAATAGGCGCCGGTCCACCTTTATAGAGATAAGAAATGAGATAGGTCACATCGAGGATATTGACAATGCAGTTTGCATTCGCGTCGCCACAAAGATAGTAAACACTGAATGGACCAGTTGAATCGAGCACCGGAACCATATACCAATCAGTACCTTCTATTCTCAGATAGAAAGTGCATCCGAGTATGTTCGGGACCATCCAATCGTAACTATTTATAATTATGTTGCTATCGATCGGAACCCAAGAGGACATGTTGTCGATTGAATATGAAAGGTCTAGCCGCTGAAAACAATCCTCCGCTAATCCATGCGGACAATCAACTTCAAAGTCCATTGAGAGAAGTGATCCGATATGTACTGAATCACTTTGATTAATGGGGATTATTCTAGTTTTGCAGGGCGGTTGATTCAGAGTGACCGTTTCAATGACCTGAAGCAGGTCGCGCGCGACTCCCTCCACTAGCAACATCACGGTTATGGTATCAACAGCACCCACAGGAGGATAGCACAGGCCTTCAGTATAAGCCACAAAAGTAACTGGTATCGAATCATGTGCTGGAACAGTACAAATTTCACTGTAACTACAGTCGACAGAATACGGTATGAACGGCGTGTGCTCCAGGTAACAGTCAATTGGAAAATCGGAATTATTCTTCAAGTAAATGGTAGTGTCGTAATCGTGTCCTGCAGGCCTTGAAAAATTAAGGCTGTCTAAACTGAATTCAATGCTAGTATCTGTGGAAAGTGCTTCAAAACAGACATCATCAAAGTAGGTAAAATTGCCATCCTCACAGGATTGTAGTACGATTGTACCGGGTGCCATAATTGGAGAAGGGTCGAGATAATTCAGGGAGTCTCCGCTTCCGTCTGGCATTCTGTAGCCATATGTGATGATATTGGGTGCCTCTCTTCTTATGAAAACCTGAAACCATTGATACGATTGAAGTATGACAGGTATGGAGCTGACTGGGGTGATACCCTTCTGGAGAATAAATGTAGTCCCCGGTACAAATCGTACTCTGTAGCCGCCATCTGTCATGCCGATAGGTACCTGGATGGCAAATTCGTTATCCGTGGAGCCAGTCTGATGATTTGCCCACACACTATATTCTCCATATATGGCTGAAAAATCATTGCGATAAATCTTTCCCCAGCAAAAGAATTGTGCTTCTCTAGACAGGCCAATACTCTTCGCTCCAGAATGTACTGGAGTGGTTGCAACGACGACTCCACCTTCAGTGTTGGTCCAATTGGAACTCCAGTCATTCTCAAACCCATCACAAAATGATAATTGTGCATATGTTCCAGGATGAATTAACATCACAAATGACAGAGGCAATACCAACAGGGCTCCTCTCCATGACATTTCTACGTTCATAATACCTCCAATAGCGACAGATTATGTATTTTCTAATAATTCGATCTAACCTAATGAGCTTGCCTTTCGGAAGCCTCTTCCAGAATGAAACATCACTTGCAGTCACAGCATTTTGAAGCTGCGACAGCCTGAACTATTCCTAAATCCTAATAGAGACATAGTGGCAGACAGAGAACTCTGCCGGAGGTTATTTTGAGATTTTTGAAGATTTTTTCAGATTTTCGGCCGCCCGAAGCTGCCCCTCGGTTACCCAGCCAGAATCGGTCCAGTAGGTGACGGTGTCAAGAAGATGCGCGACATATCGCTCATACGGAATATTAGGCAACTGTCCTTCACTTACCCCTCTATCACGGAGTTTCCGAAAGGGGTCATTGAGAACCGGCTGGACGACCCGGAGTCGGGCATCCAAAGGGTACAAAATATCGTAGGCGCCATATTTGGCATCACCATGCTCTCTAATATTCACGGCATAACCGTTGTCGGTTTTCCAGATTCCGGCGCCTCCTGGCTGATTATAGGGAAGGGCCGAGAAAGCTTTGCTGAGATCAGTCTGCGGGAAAAGAACATATGCCAACTGCGTACCGCGTTTAAGCCATGAACGGTCTCGAAATTCGTTCTTTGTGTATGGAGGCGAGCAGCCCCACGCCGAATCGGGGTCAATTACCGCAAGAGCGGCACAGCCCATCGGGTTATTGTAGCTGAGAAAGAAGACCTCCAAGTCGCCGTCAGAGTCGAAATCGTCGGCGAAACAGGGCCAGCTGGCGCCGGCATTTATGTACCAGCCGAGTGAATCGCCATAAACCGTCCAGAAGGTAGCATGGGAACCGGCCGGTGTCTGGGTGCATACTGTGGTAACAATGATTTTTTCATCGTCAAATTCAAATACCCTAATATGCTCGGCGTCAACAGTATATGGAGTATCAACGATATATTCATTCGGAATCATACAGGACCGCTTGAAAAGCAATTCACCGTCAAAAGAGTAGCAGAAAAAGCAGGCATATTCGGGAGTGCGCTCCAATGCTTCCGGTAGAATCAAGACCTCATTTCTGCCATCGTCATCCAGATCATACAAAATCATATTTGACGCCTGAACATGGTCGGCAGGGATAGTCCAGGGAAACTCCAGCGTCCAGAGCAATGTATCGCCGGAGTTGAAGAATTCAATGGCTTTGTTATCGGTGTCGACATGGAACCTCACCGGGTTGTCGTTTTCAATGGGAGTGAATAACTTCACGGAGAAAAAGGCAAGAAGCGACAACATCACCACTAACATGGGAATCTCGAACTTCGGATTGCGGACCGTTTGAACTGTTTTCCGCGCCCGATACGCCACCGGGCTGACTTTGCTTCTGGTCACAAAGCGGGGGTCGGAGAGCACGCTCGGCAGTTCCTCCACCCCGTACAACTCCAGTTTGCGGCGGGGATAAGGCGACTCCAGCTCTTTGAGATAGCCCCAGCAGTCATCGATATGCTCCCGCGGTATTACCAGATATTTCAAGCCGGAATGGAAGGCGCGGAAGATTTTCAATTTCAGCCCCTGGGCGTCAATCGGCAGGATTTTACCCTCGGCAGATAACGCTCCCGAAAAGACGGCGTCGGGGGCGACACTGATTTTCTCCCGCAAGACTTCAAGCCTGGCAATCGCCGCCACGGCTCCGACAGCGAAGGCGACCCCGAGCGAATCGCCGGTAAAACGGGCGCCGGTATGGTCCACATGAAAGTTTATCCGATAGCGACGTCGCGACGGCAGATTATGGCTCTGCTCCAGATATTTTCGGGCCGCCGCCGCCGAATCGCGCGCCTGTTTCAGAAAAGAGTCGTTTGATTTGAGAAGGGGATTGCGGATATCGACATCATCAGTCTCATTCCGGGGTGATATTCTCTCGGCCGAGACCCGGAGTGTCAGGATTCTCCCTCTGGGGTCAAGACCGAGTTCCGGGAAATGCTCAACAAACAGGGCTTTAAGAGATACTCCGTTTCCTTTTTCATCTGATTCCGCGATTAATTCGCCATTATGCACGGCGCGCAAGTAATCAGAAATCTTCCGATGCAAAGTCTGCAGATGCTCCAGGTCATCGCCGGAGCAGATTCCGGCAGGAAGCCCGCCGAGAAACTCCAGCAGTCCTGAAAGCTGCACGGCATCAGCCGGAAGAAATTCACGCGGGTCGGCTTTCTGTGAGGCGACGGTCAGTTTCGGAATAAATTCCTTAAAGTACGGTTCGACAAGTTCGGGGAGTTCATCTTTCAAACCGGAAAAGAACTTCAAAATGCAAACAGTTTCCAGTTCCGGCGACGGCGCCAGCCGCAACGCCTGACGCAGACGTTCGCTCTCGGATTCAATTTGCAGGAAATTGGGCATAGCCTCAGGTGAAGAGGTAGATTTCGATAGTATCGCGGCTGTCTATTCGGGGCAATTCCAGTTGGTCGGTCAGGTCCGATTTAATCATCACAAGTTCCCTGGAGCCCTTTTCGCGGACAGCAATTTTCAGGGGAGCGGCCGGAACGCCGGTTTCTTTCGGCATAATTTCAAGTCGCAGCGCCTTGCCGGCGCCGGTGTCCTGGAGTGATATTCTGACCTGGTCGCCATCCGGGCTGGATAGAATAATTGTCCCTTCCGGTTGTGGAATATCTTTGAAAGGAACAAGGCAAAAACGGGCGCGGGCAACGCGGACTTCAGCGGTGAGTTTCTCCGAATCAGGCCAGGGGATTCGACCGAGGTTGACCCGCCCTTTCTCATCGGTCATACATTCACTTCCGCCAAAAGGGCTCACCAGGACGTTTTGATAGAGCGAAGGGTCATCAGATATGAGATATAGCCAGACCTCGCGGGTATGGGAATCGCGCACCGCTTTCAGCATGATGCGCTGGTCAGTGGAAAGCAAAGTAGTCGATTCGGAGCCGACCTCCAGTTTCAGCCCTTCGGCGGCAATCGCCGGCATTCCGACCTCAGTCAGCAGAGCGCCGCGCCACTGATAGAGATAGAAAAGGCGGGGCGAATCCGGTTGCGACCAGCGGCGGGAATAATGTTGCAGTTCCTCCCGTCTTTTCTCCACCAGAAAACGGCAAAGATGACAGCTCTCCAGGTGTCGCTCCAGCGCGGCGCGCTCTATCGAATCCGATCCCAGTATAAACAGGTCCCATTCATTAGCCCCGGGACACGGGACTGAAGTCATACTCCTCCTTCGGGCAATATATGACGTATCTTACCAATACGCAGACAACCTAACATAACTGCTATCCCAAAATACGCATCCCTTCCCCGTCTACAATTCCTATTAGTGGCACAGGGAAATAAATGCCGTCAATTCCCATACTTTTTTCTAAAATAATCATTAAAACGCTGCCGGGCATGATATGCCAGGGTGTCGAATTGGCGGTACTCTTCGCGATAGACATTGCCGCTCACCCCGCCTTTAATATAAGGCTCTAAATACTGCCAATAATACATTGTATCGTAATAAGATACGAGGTCGTCGGTCAAATTGAGCAGGGCTTTTTGAAAAACCTCAGCCAGCGGCTCGGACAGCATCCCTTTCGACACCCAGTCATCAATAATCTCCTTGACATCCTCCAGCGCCGCAAGGCAAGCCTGGTTCGCATCTATCTTGTGATGGGGGTTTACCACAGGTACGGGTGGAGGCTGTTCTAACTGTTCCTTGAAATACTCCGCGAGCAAGTCAAACAGTTCTTCAATCGACACTACCGGTGAGCGTGAGCCGATTATATTGACCTCTTCTAACAGCGCCTCAATAATGTCTCCCAGGCTTTTCTTATAGGTCGGGATACGATGAAGAATGTTATTCAATTCGTCGCGGCTGCACAGGGGAGTTCCTTCGCGCAGATTACTGATGTCCGACAGTACTATCCAGCGAGGGGCATCATCCGGAAAACGACGGAACCGTTTGTCCCTTCTTAATGTCACATAATAGTTGCGATGAAGTTTCGGTATTACCGGGTTATGCTCAGCCCAGCGATGGAAGAGTTGCTGCAAGGCTTCACGATAAATGACCCTTTCATACACCAGGAAGAGCTCGGCATCGGGCAGCTCTGTTGCCCAGCATACCGATTTGCGGAAATATCGTTCTCGGTCTTTATCTGAAAAGATGTTTCCAAGCAGGGTTAGCGCCATCTCCTCCGGGGTGCAATCGGCCGATTTGACGGCGGCGCGGAGACGGTACTCCAGGCACCCTGCTCGAGTAGCGACCATATAAGCGCCCATCTGGATAAGACGATTGAGGTCATGACTTGATATTGTGCCGTCACAGAGACGGCGAATCAGTCGCGCAATTTCGATGACAAACGGTCGGAGTTCTTTCACGTCCTGATAAATGCAAAGGGATGGGTCGGTTGATAGAATTATGGAACTAATATACGGCATTGCGCCTTTTCGTCAATGCCAAAGTAGGTGATGAATTCCTTTCCGCCTATATTTCAATTTAAGGCGCAAGCCGGTATCAATGTCATTGCGCGAAGCCCGCGCCGCAAGAGAATACCTTACTCAACTTTCAGAATTTGAATCATGGTGTCGGTATGAGATTCTCCGGTTTGCGGGTCGAGCCAGGGGTTGGCGACAGCGATTCTCACCGAGTTGCCATCTGCATCCAAACCGAAGAGGGCGCTGGTTTCATCCTCACCAAGGACCGAAAGAGTAGTCTGTTTCTGATAAAAGGTTACAACTTCTTTTATATTGTCGCCGGTTCTGTAACAATAAATCTCTTGCCCCATCACTTCCCTGGCGTATTTGGTTTGAGCGGCATCAAGTTTCGCCCCGGGATAAATCTCCACATCGAATTGCGTTTCGTTCTTTTTGACGGCAGTAGCGCCGGATGTTGCCTTGCCGGTTTTGACCAGTTCTACTCTCCGGTTTTTGGCGCGTCCTTCCTCCGTGCCATTATCGGCAACCGGTTTGTCCTCGCCATATCCGACCGTGGAGAGTCGAGCTTCGTCGATTTTCTCAGCAACAATCGCCTCCTTGACTGCTTTCGCCCGGTTTTCCGAAAGAAGAATATTGGCGGCGGAATCGCCAACATTATCGGTATGCCCTTCAACACCAAGCATAAGTTCCGGGTTGGTCTTCATCATCTGGACTATCTGCTCTATGATTGGTCTGGAGTCAGGGCGAATAGTCGCTTTCCCGAAATCGAAGTTGATATATAAAGTCACTTTTCCGTCACGGTTGAGAGCCTCAAACATTCCGCTGGCGGTGACATCCTGTTTCATCGCTTCCTTGACAATAAGAGTCAAATAATATTCAAAGCCGTCATTGAAGGTCACGATTTCGACCCAGAGTTCATTATCGCCTTTAAGAACCTTGCCGGTCAGCATGCGGTAGCCGCAGTTTATGGCGCAGTTGGCGCCCTCGCAGATGCCGTCAAAGATGACCGTTCCGCCCAT encodes:
- a CDS encoding OmpA family protein, with translation MYLKRFLTVTALILPLFLLSLPAVAQEEEGEEEAVTEETVTEETEEAAEEPQLKDTPYFSGMPKYKIIDTGDREFDEYHFYNGNDCTTIEGRKMFRSYMMGEESEQASELQIIRNYESAIRNMGGTVIFDGICEGANCAINCGYRMLTGKVLKGDNELWVEIVTFNDGFEYYLTLIVKEAMKQDVTASGMFEALNRDGKVTLYINFDFGKATIRPDSRPIIEQIVQMMKTNPELMLGVEGHTDNVGDSAANILLSENRAKAVKEAIVAEKIDEARLSTVGYGEDKPVADNGTEEGRAKNRRVELVKTGKATSGATAVKKNETQFDVEIYPGAKLDAAQTKYAREVMGQEIYCYRTGDNIKEVVTFYQKQTTLSVLGEDETSALFGLDADGNSVRIAVANPWLDPQTGESHTDTMIQILKVE